TGTCGATGAGGCTCATGGGCGCGGCGCCGGTGCCGCCGTCACCGCTGTCGACGGTGATGAAATCCGGTGCGCTGTCGAGACCGCGCCGCCAAATCTCCTTGAAGAGTTTTTCCAGCCAGCGATCCGAACCGAATACCGCCTTGAAACCGGTCGGCTTGCCGGTCACGCGCCGCACGTGGGCAATCATGTCGAGCAGCGCGCCTTCGTTGACTATTTCCGGATGACGATTGGGACTCAGCGACGGCTCGCCGACTTCGATGCCGCGGATCATCGCGATCTCCGGCGTCACTTTCACGCCCGGCAATATGCCGCCCTTGCCGGGCTTGGCGCCCTGGCTCATCTTGATCTCGAACATGCGCACTTGTTCATGGGCGGCGATGGCGCGCAGGCGCTCGTCGCTCAAATGACCTTCGGCGTCGCGCACGCCGTACTTGGCGGTACCGATTTGGAACACGATGTCGGCGCCGCCTTCGAGGTGATAAGGCGACAGCCCGCCTTCGCCGGTGTTCATCCACACCCCGGCCTTGCGCGCGCCCTGCGACAGGGCCAGCACCGCGGGCCGCGAGATGGCGCCGTAGCTCATGCCGGAAATATTGAAAATGGAACTCGTGTGATACGGCGTGCGGCAGCCGGGCCCGATGGTCACGCTGCAGGGCGTGGCGGCATCTTCTTCGAGTGTCGGGTAGGGCGTGTTGACGAAAATGACGGTGCCGACGGTGCGCAGATCGCGCGTCGAGCCAAAGGCCACGGTACTGTCCACGCCCTTGGCCGAGCGATAGACCCAGGAGCGTTCCGCGCGATTGAAGGGCATCTCCTCCCTGTCCATGGCGAAGAAATACTGGCGGAAGAATTCACCAAGCGACTCGAACACGTAGCGCAGTCGTCCGATGACCGGGTAGTTGCGCCGCACCGCGTGGGTGGTCTGGGTGACGTCGATGACGTAGAGCGCCGCGACGGTAACCACGCCGAGGCCGAGACACAGCACGAACAGCGCGGCGAGGCCGTTGACGACCGTGAGCAGGGTAGACGAATCCATGGCAGCAGCCCTCGCAGGCGAAGTGCGACCGGCGCGGCCGTGAGGTCGCGCGCCCCGGGTGAGCGCGGCGTGCAGATGCGGCCGAGGGACCAACCAGCGCAGCGCTACCCGAGTCGATAACGACCGCGCGGAGGAAAAGCTTGAATGCGAGGGCGGGAGGCCCGCGTCACGGCACGCGGGCTGGCGGTCTGCGCGGGCGGGCGGCGCGCCGCGATGGGCGTCACCCGACCACGGCGATGAAGCTACTTGCCGGCCGGGGGCGCGGCCTTCTGCGCATCGGCGGCCTTGGCCTGGGCTTCGTCCTTGCTGGCGTCGGCCTTGCCGGTGTCCATGTTGGCGCCGCACTTCATTTCACCGCCGCTGGCGCCGCAGCCTTTCTCCGCCTGGTCGGCGGCGAGGCGCATGCTGCCCTGGTACTCGACGAGCGCAAAGGGATTGTCGTTGGCCTCGGCAAGCGGTGCGGCGGCGAGCGTCGCGGCAAACGCGGTGGCGGCGGCGGTGAAAGGAAGCTTCTTGTCCATGCGTGTCTCCAGACGTGGCGTAGGGGTGCGATGCGGTGAAGTATGCGATTGGCGCAATGCCGTCGCAAGCGCGCCTAGGCGCGCGGCCGCATGTGCGGGAACAGCAGCACGTCGCGTATCGACGGCGAATCGGTCAACAGCATCACCAGGCGATCGATGCCTATGCCCTCGCCGGCGGTCGGCGGCATGCCGTACTCGAGCGCCGTGACATAGTCTTCGTCGTAAGGCATCGCTTCCTGGTCGCCCGAGGCCTTGGCCGCGACCTGCGCGCGAAAGCGCTCGGCCTGGTCGTCGGGATCGTTCAACTCCGAGAAGCCGTTGGCTATCTCGCGCCCCGCGACGAAGAATTCGAAACGGTCGGTGACGAACGGGTCGTCGTCGTTGCACCGCGCCAAGGGCGAAACCTCGGCCGGGTACTGGGTGATGAACAAGGGTCCGTCGAGCTTGGGCTCGGCGGTCTTCTCGAAGATCTCCACCAGCACCTTGCCGCGGCCATAGCCCGCTTCGAGCGGCACGTTGAGGCGCGCGGCAACGGCGCGCGCGCCTGCATCGGTCGCGAGTTCCGCGGCATCGACCTCGGGATTGAAGGCCAGGATTGCCTCCATCACCGTCATGCGCGGGAACGGCTGGCCGAAGTCGTAAGTCTTGCCCTGGTACTCGACCACGCTGCTGCCCAACACCGCCAGCGTCAGTTCGCGCAGCATCTGTTCGGTGAGATCGATCAGATCCCGGTAGTCGGCATAGGCCGCGTAGAACTCGAGCATGGTGAACTCGGGATTGTGGCGCGGCGACAAGCCCTCGTTGCGGAAATTGCGGTTGATCTCGAACACGCGTTCGATGCCGCCCACCACCAGGCGTTTCAAATACAGCTCTGGCGCGATGCGCAGGAACAAGTCCATGTCGAGACTGTTGTGGTGGGTGATGAAGGGCCGCGCCGCGGCGCCACCCGCCATCACCTGCATCATCGGCGTCTCGACTTCGAGATAGCCACGCTCGGAGAGAAAGCGGCGGATGAATTCCACCACCGCACTGCGTATGCGGAACACGCGGCGCGTGTCGTCGTTCATGATGAGGTCGAGATAACGCTGGCGATAGCGCGCCTCGAGATCGGTCAGGCCATGCCACTTGTCCGGCAAAGGCCGCAGCGACTTGGTCAACAGGCGCAGGCCGTCGACCATCACCGACAGCTCGCCTTTCTGGGTGCGGAACACCACGCCCTCGGCGCCGACGATGTCACCGAGATCCCATTTCTTGAACTCGTCGTAGACGCCTTCCGGCAGCGCATCGCGCTTGACGAACAGTTGTATCGAGCCGCTCATGTCCTTGACGTGGGCGAACGAGGTCTTCCCCTGCACGCGCTGCGTCATCATGCGCCCGGCAATCGTGACCCGGTGCGCCTGCGCTTCCAACTCGGCCGCGCTGGCCTCGGCAAAACGCGCGTGCAGTTCGCCGGCCAGCGCATCGCGGCGGAAATCGTTGCGATAGGCGTTGCCGCTGGCACGCAACTGCTCGAGCTTGGCGCGGCGCTGAGCGATGAGCGCCGCTTCGGTACCGGATTCTTCGTGGTCGGACATCTAGTGTGCTGCCCCGTGATGAACTTCGATGATTGGCGCGGCTATCGAGCCGTCAGGCAAGGCGCGCGGAGGAGTAATAGCGGCGCTATTGCGACGACAAGTAACGCCGCATGGCGGTTCGAAAGCAAGCCAATCGCGAAGATTCATTGCGGGACAGCGCACTGGCCTTACAGTCCCATTTTCAGACTTGCTTCGATGAACATGTCGAGGTTGCCGTCCAACACCGCCTGCGGGTTGCCGGTCTCGACGTCGGTGCGCAGATCCTTGATGCGCGATTGATCGAGCACGTAGGAGCGGATCTGGTGGCCCCAGCCGATGTCGGACTTGCTGTCCTCGATGGCCTGCTGCGCTTCCTGGCGCTTGAGCAGTTCCTGCTCGTAGAGTTTGGCGCGCAGCATCTTCATGGCCTGGTCGCGGTTCTTGTGCTGCGAACGTTCGTTCTGACACTGCACCACGGTGTTGGTCGGAATGTGCGTGATGCGCACCGCCGAATCGGTCTTGTTGACGTGCTGACCACCGGCGCCGCTGGCACGGTAGGTATCGGTGCGCAGATCCGCCGGGTTGATGTCGATTTCGATGTTGTCATCGATTTCCGGCGACACGAACACCGATGAGAACGAGGTGTGCCGGCGGTTGCCCGAATCGAACGGCGACTTGCGCACCAGGCGATGCACGCCGGTCTCGGTGCGCAGCCAGCCGAAGGCATATTCGCCGGTGAACTTCACGGTCGCGCTCTTGATGCCGGCCACTTCGCCGGACGAGACTTCCAGCAGTTCCGGATTGAAGCCGCGCCGCTCACCCCAGCGCAAGTACATGCGCAGCAGCATCTCGGCCCAGTCCTGCGCCTCGGTGCCACCGGAGCCGGCCTGGATGTCGAGGAAGGCGTTGTTGGGATCCATTTCGCCGGCGAACATGCGCCGGAATTCGAGATCGGCGAGCTGCGCCTCGGCCTCGGCCACGTCCTTCTGCACCGAGGTGACGGTCTCGAGGTCGTCTTCCTCGGCCGCGAGATCGAGCAGGTCGGTGGCGTCGACCAGGCGCTTGGAGAGCTTGTCGAGCGTCACCACCACGCGTTCCAGGGCCACGCGTTCGCGCCCCAGTTCCTGCGCGTGCTCGGGGTTGTCCCAGACCTTGGGTTCGGCCAGCAGGCGCTCGACTTCTACCAGGCGTTCCGCTTTTTCAGCGTAGTCAAAGATACCCCCGTAACGCTTCGATGCGGGACTGCATGTCTTTGATGGCGTTATAGGTGGGATTGAGTTCCATGACGACCTTGGGTAGCTGTTGAAAGGAGCGCGCGATTGTACCGGCTGGGCCGCGCAAAGCCCAAGCGCCCTCACACCGCGCTGGCGTAATCGACCACCAGCTGCACGGTTTCGATGCCGCCGTAATCGTTGACGTCGAGCTTGTAGACCGCGTGGATGTGCTCGGCCTTGGCGAACCACGGCTCGCCGGCCGCGCCGAAGGCGATGGCCGCCACCGTGCCGCGCGCGCCGCGCGGCGACAGCACCAGGCGCGCGTGCTTGCCGCCGACCACGCGCCGGTCCTCGACGCGGAACACGCCCTCGAAGCGCGGCTCGGGAAAACCCTGGCCCCAAGGTGCGACGGACGCCAGCTCCTTGGCCAGCGCCAGGGTGAATTCGCCCGCCGCCAGCTCGCCGTCGGTATCGATGCGCCGCTCGCGGGTTTCGGCGTCCAGCAATTCGTTGACCTGCGCGGTGAAAGCAGCGCGGAAGGCCGGCAGCGCGTCACGCGACAGCGACAGGCCGGCGGCCATCGCATGGCCGCCGAACTTGCTCAGCAAGTCAGGATGGCGCGCGGCGACCGCATCCAGCGCATCGCGGATGTGCACGCCGGGGATCGAGCGCGCCGAGCCCTTCAGCGTGTCGGCGTCGGCCGGCGCGAAGGCGATGGTCGGGCGATGGAAACGATCCTTGACGCGCGCGGCGACGATGCCGATCACGCCCTGGTGCCAGTCTTCGTCGAACACGCAGAACGCGGCCGGCAGGGCCTGGCCGAGCGCGCGCTTGAGTTCAGCCTCGATGCTGTCGAACGCGGTCTCGCGCATCACGTCCTCGAGTTCGCGCCGTTCGCGGTTGAGCGCATCGAGTTGCTCGGCGATGGCGGCGCAGCGATCCGCATCGTCACTCAGCAGGCATTCGATGCCGAGCGACATGTCCGACAGTCGGCCGGCCGCATTCAGGCGCGGGCCGACCGCGAAGCCGAGATCGCTGGGCGTGAGGCGCGCGCGGTTGCGGCCGCCGACCGCGATCAAGGCGCTGATGCCGGCCTGGCATTGGCCGGCGCGGATGCGCGCCAGGCCTTGCGCCACCAGGCGGCGGTTGTTTTCGTCCAGCGGCACCACGTCGGCCACCGTGCCGAGCGCAACCAGGTCGAGCAAGCTCGCGAGATTGGGTTCGGCGATGCCGCGCGCGGCGAACCAGCCCTGTTCACGCAGATGGGCGCGCAACGCCGTCATCACGTAGAAGATGACGCCGACGCCGGCCAGCGCCTTGCTCGGGAAGGCGTCCTCGGGCAGGTTGGGATTGACCAGCGCGTCGGCCAGCGGCCGCGCGGCGCCGGGCAGATGATGATCGGTGATCAGCACCTTGATGCCGTGCTCGCGCGCGCGCGCCACGCCGTCGAAACTGGAGATGCCGTTGTCGACGGTGATGATCAACTCGGGCTGCTGACGCGCGGCGAGTTCGACGATTTCGGCGGTGAGCCCGTAGCCGTATTCGAAGCGGTTCGGCACCAGGTAAGCGACATCGGCCGCGCCCATCGCGCGCAAGGCACGCAAGGCCAGCGCGGTGCTGGTGGCGCCGTCGGCGTCGAAATCGCCCACCACCAGCATGCGCCCGCCGCGCTGCATGACCTCGGCGATGAGGCGCACGGCAGCGCCGGTGCCGCCGAGTTCGGTGGCCGGCAACAGGCCTTTCAAGGACGTATCGAGCAGGGCCGGCGAGGTGATGCCGCGCGCGGCCAGCACACGGCGCGTGACGGTGTGCAACTCCGCCGGCAGGAACGCATCGGCCGCCACCGCGCGCGTGACGATACGCGGGCGCGGCAAGGCGCCGCCCGACGCCGCATCAGTTCGCGGAGCGCTCATCCTGCCCGCAGCACTTCTTGAATTTCTTGCCGCTGCCGCAGGCGCACAGCGCATTGCGCGGCGTCTTGGCGTCGGCGTTCACCAGCGGCGTGGGCGCCGCGAAATCGACCGCACGTGGATCGGGCCCGGCCTCGCGCTCGGCACGGAAATGCATGTCTATCGCCTGCACCGCCACCATCACCGCATCGAGCGCTGCGTCGAGATCCGGGAATTCCTCCTCGATGTCCTCGTCATCGCCCATGCCCAGCACCTGCAGCGGCACGAACCATTCGGGCTGTTCTTCCATCAAGGCCGCCCAGGTGTCGCGATCGAAGGACGTGCCGAGCAGGAAACCCGCGCACCATTCCGACACGCCCCACTGCGCGCCGCGCAGGAACACCGGCAACAGCGCCGGCGTGGGCTTGGTGATTTCGTCGGCAAGGTGATGGTAGTGGCGGGTGATGAGCGACAGGATCTGGCTCGACTGCGCGTCGTCGGCATAGCGCGGCTTCCTGCGCGCGTTCTCCATGTCCCAGATGCGCGCCAGCCACATCGATGGTTTCACCAGCCGCGGAGACAACAGGAGGGCGGTGAGGTAGCCGTCGAGCACGCCGACGTCCATCGATGTCTCTTCCAGCGCCGGCATGGCGAGAAATTCATCGAGCGTGTCGAGCTCGATACTGGTCAGGGGCTGGGGTGCTGGATGCATGTCATGGAACTCGATTCGTAAGCGGGGCGTGTTGAGCGGGCGACTTCACTTGTGGCTTCCCTTGTGAGGCTGAAGCCTGACCCACAAGCAGGAGGACAAATTCCGCCATCTGTCCAATGTGGGTCAGACTTAGTCGCATTGCACACGCGCACCACAAAAAAATTGTTCAGCGCCAATCGAGTGCAAGGCTTGCTGCGCGCGACACGCAAAGTGCTGTCCCCTACCGCGCCTCGCCCTCGCGCATGCGGCGCAGCGCATCGAGGAACACCGTGGCGCGACGCCACAGGCGCCATCGCGCGCCGCGCGTCAGCGACAGTTCAGCGCCCTCGGCATGGATGACGACCTCGGCGAGGCGGCCGCGTGACAAGGCCGCGCTCGCCGGCGCCAGGATTTCGTCGGCAAAGCGCGCCACGTCGCACTGCTCGAACCCGGTGTGATCGAGCAGCAGCACATCGCCGCAAGCGTCGTGCAGCACTTCTTCGAGGCCCTTGGCCGCACGCTGATGGGTGAGGCCCGCGCGGTGCGCGAGCGCGGCCAGGAAATCATCGTCGCCGAGCACCGCGCCGCGCGTGCCGCGCGCGATGGCCGGCGCGCTACCGCCGCCCCAGAACCACACGCTGTTGATCGGCGCGCGTCCCGCCGCGCCGCGCGCGTCGTTGGCCGGTGCGCCGTACAGCACCATCTGCGCTTCGGTCATGACGCGGTTCAGCGCGCCGGCACGACGCAGGGCGCTCAAGCTGTCCTCCACCGCCGAACCGCGCAATGCGCGCGGCGAGGCGAGTTCCAGCGCTTGCGGCGCCGCCGCGCGCAGGTACCAGCGCGACGGCGAGTGGCCACGTTCGAATCGCAGCGCCTGCCCGGCAAAGCCGGCATTGAGATGGGCCAGCAGCGCATCGCTCTCGTCGGCGGCGAGGCCGACACTGTCGGTGTCGAACAGGGTGACGCGGGTGGCGTCGGCGCGCAGGTGTACAGGATCGGCGCGCAGCCAGTGCGCATCGCCGTCATGCGCGGCGAAGTCTAGCGCGGCGCTGATGTCGGCCAGTCCTTCGAAGGACGACAGCCCGAACCACGCCAGCATGGCGGTGTCGACATCGGTGCGCGGCATCGCACGCAGTTCGCCGCGCGCCAGCACGCTTGAGACGGCCTGCGTCGGTGCGTCTTCGGGCGCGCGCAGCAGGTGTTCGATGAGATGGGGAGCGAGGATGTCGAGACGCGCACTCATGGCATCGGCCCGGCAACGCCGGCAGCGCGCCTGCGCGCCGTGCCGGTCATTGCGCTGGACAGCGGCCCGCGCAACGGGCGCGCGGTCTCACAGGTGGTCGAGGATGGCGCGCTTGACCGCGTCGCTCTCGGCCGGGATCTCGATGACGCCGCCGGCGCTCTGCTTGATGGCGGTGTCGGGATCCTTCAAGCCATGACCGGTCAGCGTACAGGTCACGACGCTGCCTTCCCTGATGCGGCCGCTTTCGATGTCGCGCAAGGCGCCGCCCAGCGCAATCGCCGATGCGGGCTCGCAGAAGATGCCTTCCTGCTCGGCGAGCTCACGCTGGATCTTGAGGATCTCTTCGTCGGTCATGCTCTTGAATTCGCCGCCCGACTCACGCGCCGCGGCCCACGCCAGGTCCCAGGACTGCGGGTTGCCGATGCGGATGGCGGTGGCGACCGTTTCCGGCAGTTCAATGGGATGACCGGCGATGAACGGCGCCGAGCCGGCCGCCTGGTAACCGAGCATCACCGGCCGGCTGTCGGTCACGGCCGGACGTTCGAACTTGCACTGGTCATCGCACCACGCGCAGGCGGCGGTGGCCGGTTTGACGCCGGCGTATTCGGAAAAGCCCGTCCAGTAGGCGCTGATGTTGCCGGCGTTGCCGACCGGAATGCAGTGGTAGTCCGGTGCGCGACCGAGCGCGTCGACGATTTCGAAGGCGGCGGTCTTCTGGCCCTGCAGGCGATAGGGATTGATGGAGTTGACGATGGTCACCGGCGCGACATCGGCCATTTCCTTGACGATGCGCATGCCGTCATCAAAGTTGCCCTTGATCTGGATGACCACCGAGCCCTGGATCATGGCCTGCGCCAGCTTGCCGAGCGCAATCTTGCCTTCCGGAATCAGCACGAAGCAGCGAATGCCGGCGCGCGCCGCATAGGCCGCCGCCGACGCCGAGGTGTTGCCGGTCGAGGCGCAGATGATGGCCTGCGCGCCTTCGCTGACCGCCTGGGTCACGGCCATGGTCATGCCGCGATCCTTGAACGAACCGGTCGGGTTCAGGCCTTCGAACTTGACGTAGATCTCGCAGCCGCGGCCACGCTTGTTCGAAATGTTCTCGAGCTTGATGAGCGGCGTGTTGCCTTCGCACAGGCTGATGACGCGGGTGGACGGGGTGACCGGCAGGCGGTCGCGATAGCGTTCGATGAGACCCGAGTAACGCGCGCTCACGCGAATTCCTCCATGCGGATGCGGGTGATGTTGGCACCGATGCCGGGCAGGCGCGCGATGCGCTCGACCGCCGCGTTCATGGCGGCCTCGCCGACCCGGTGCGTGAGAATGATGATCGGGACCGTGGCGTCGCCATCGGCGGCCTCGGGCTGACGTATCGCTTCGATGCTGATGCGCAAGTCCGCGAGTATGCGCGTGATGTCGGCCAGCACGCCCGGTTGATCGATCGCCGCCAGGCGCAGGTAGTAGGCGCTCTCGATGTCCGCCATCGGCAATATCGGCGCGGCGGACAGGCTGTCGGCGCGGAACGCGAGATGCGGCACGCGATTGTTGGGGTCGACCGTCAGCGCGCGCACCACGTCGACGATGTCGGCCACCACCGACGAGGCGGTCGGATCGGCGCCGGCGCCGGCGCCGGACAACAGCATGGGTCCGACCGCGTCGCCGCGGATGAGGATGCCGTTCATCACGCCGTTGACGTGCGCCAGCATCACGCGGCGCGGCACCAGCGTCGGATGCACGCGCAGTTCTATGCCCTCGGCGGCGCGCTTGGCGAAGCCCAGGTGCTTGATGCGGTAGCCCAAGGCCTCGGCGTAGCGCACGTCATCGAGCGTGACGTTGCGTATGCCCTCGATATGGATCTTGTCGAACTGCAGCGGGATGCCGAAGGCGATGGACGCGAGGATGGTGAGCTTGTGGGCGGCATCGACGCCATCGATGTCGAAGGACGGATCGGCTTCCGCGTAACCCAGCGCCTGCGCCTCCGCCAGCACCTCGGCGAAATCCGCCGAGCGCTCGCTCATGGCGGTCAGCATGTAGTTGCAGGTGCCGTTGATGATGCCGGCCAGCCACTCGACGGTGTTGCCGGCCAAGGCTTCGCGCAGGGTCTTGATGACCGGGATGCCGCCGGCCACCGCCGCTTCGAAAGCCACCGTCAGGCCCTGGGCCTGCGCGCGTGCGAATACTTCGTTGCCGTGCAGGGCGATCAGCGCCTTGTTGGCGGTGACCACGTCCTTGCCGTTGTCCAGCGCACGCATCACCAGCTCGCGCGCCGGATCGGTGCCGCCGATCAGTTCGACCACGATCTCTATGCTCGGATCGTCGACCACCGAAAACGGATCGGTGGTCAGGCGTATGCCCTGCGTGTCTATCGGCCGCTGCTTGTCGAGGTCACGCGCCGAGGCCGCCACCACTTCGATGTTGCGGCCGGCGCGGCGCGCGATCTCGTCGCGGTTGCGCGCCAGCACGTTGAGCGTGCCGCAGCCGACGGTGCCGAGTCCCAGCACACCGATCTTGACCGGCGGTAATTGCACACGACGTCGCGCCATGACTCAGCCTCCCACACCCACGCCGTTGCGCAGCATGTCCTTGATGCCCCGGATCGCCTGGCGCGAGCGATGGGCGTTTTCAATGAGCGCGAAACGCACATGGTCGTCGCCGTATTCACCGAAGCCGATGCCCGGCGAGACCGCGACCTTGGCTTCGGCCAGCAGCAGCTTGGAAAACTCCAGCGAGCCCATGGCGCGCCACGGTTCCGGGATCTGCGCCCACACGAACATCGTGCCGCGCGGTTTCTCCACGTCCCACCCGGCCGACTGCAAACCTTCGCACAGCACGTCGCGGCGCTGCTGGTACATGTCGCGGATCTCGCTCACGCAGTCCTGCGGGCCTTCGAGCGCGGCGATGGCGGCGACCTGGATGGGCGTGAACATGCCGTAGTCGAGATAGGACTTCAGGCGCGCGAGGGCGTAGACGAGATCGGGATTGCCGACCATGAAACCGATGCGCCAGCCCGGCATGTTGTAGCTCTTGGACAGCGTGAAGAATTCCACGCACACGTCCTTGGCGCCCGGCACCTGCATGATGGACGGCGCCTTGTAGCCGTCGAACACGAGGTCGGCATAGGCCAGATCGTGCACCACGTAGATGTTGTGCTCGCGCGCCACCGCCACCACGTGCTCGAAGAATTCGAGATCGACGCACTGCGCGGTCGGGTTGCTCGGAAAATTGAGCAACAGCATCTTGGGCTTGGGCCAGGAATTCTTGATGGCGCTGTCGAGTTCGTGAAAGAAATCCACGCCCGGGCCGATCGGCACGTGGCGGATGTCGGCGCCGGCGATCACG
The nucleotide sequence above comes from Pseudomonadota bacterium. Encoded proteins:
- a CDS encoding FMN-binding glutamate synthase family protein; the encoded protein is MDSSTLLTVVNGLAALFVLCLGLGVVTVAALYVIDVTQTTHAVRRNYPVIGRLRYVFESLGEFFRQYFFAMDREEMPFNRAERSWVYRSAKGVDSTVAFGSTRDLRTVGTVIFVNTPYPTLEEDAATPCSVTIGPGCRTPYHTSSIFNISGMSYGAISRPAVLALSQGARKAGVWMNTGEGGLSPYHLEGGADIVFQIGTAKYGVRDAEGHLSDERLRAIAAHEQVRMFEIKMSQGAKPGKGGILPGVKVTPEIAMIRGIEVGEPSLSPNRHPEIVNEGALLDMIAHVRRVTGKPTGFKAVFGSDRWLEKLFKEIWRRGLDSAPDFITVDSGDGGTGAAPMSLIDNVGLPLRESLPLVVDKLQGYGLRERTKIIASGKLVTPSEVAWAICMGADFVTSARGFMFALGCIQALQCNKNTCPTGITTHDRNLQRGLDITDKSERVRRYAETMHHEVGVIAHSCGVTEPRLLKRYHCRIVQANGRSVPMNELYPDVRVLAMPELDEARA
- the lysS gene encoding lysine--tRNA ligase, translated to MSDHEESGTEAALIAQRRAKLEQLRASGNAYRNDFRRDALAGELHARFAEASAAELEAQAHRVTIAGRMMTQRVQGKTSFAHVKDMSGSIQLFVKRDALPEGVYDEFKKWDLGDIVGAEGVVFRTQKGELSVMVDGLRLLTKSLRPLPDKWHGLTDLEARYRQRYLDLIMNDDTRRVFRIRSAVVEFIRRFLSERGYLEVETPMMQVMAGGAAARPFITHHNSLDMDLFLRIAPELYLKRLVVGGIERVFEINRNFRNEGLSPRHNPEFTMLEFYAAYADYRDLIDLTEQMLRELTLAVLGSSVVEYQGKTYDFGQPFPRMTVMEAILAFNPEVDAAELATDAGARAVAARLNVPLEAGYGRGKVLVEIFEKTAEPKLDGPLFITQYPAEVSPLARCNDDDPFVTDRFEFFVAGREIANGFSELNDPDDQAERFRAQVAAKASGDQEAMPYDEDYVTALEYGMPPTAGEGIGIDRLVMLLTDSPSIRDVLLFPHMRPRA
- the prfB gene encoding peptide chain release factor 2 (programmed frameshift) — encoded protein: MELNPTYNAIKDMQSRIEALRGYLDYAEKAERLVEVERLLAEPKVWDNPEHAQELGRERVALERVVVTLDKLSKRLVDATDLLDLAAEEDDLETVTSVQKDVAEAEAQLADLEFRRMFAGEMDPNNAFLDIQAGSGGTEAQDWAEMLLRMYLRWGERRGFNPELLEVSSGEVAGIKSATVKFTGEYAFGWLRTETGVHRLVRKSPFDSGNRRHTSFSSVFVSPEIDDNIEIDINPADLRTDTYRASGAGGQHVNKTDSAVRITHIPTNTVVQCQNERSQHKNRDQAMKMLRAKLYEQELLKRQEAQQAIEDSKSDIGWGHQIRSYVLDQSRIKDLRTDVETGNPQAVLDGNLDMFIEASLKMGL
- the recJ gene encoding single-stranded-DNA-specific exonuclease RecJ; its protein translation is MSAPRTDAASGGALPRPRIVTRAVAADAFLPAELHTVTRRVLAARGITSPALLDTSLKGLLPATELGGTGAAVRLIAEVMQRGGRMLVVGDFDADGATSTALALRALRAMGAADVAYLVPNRFEYGYGLTAEIVELAARQQPELIITVDNGISSFDGVARAREHGIKVLITDHHLPGAARPLADALVNPNLPEDAFPSKALAGVGVIFYVMTALRAHLREQGWFAARGIAEPNLASLLDLVALGTVADVVPLDENNRRLVAQGLARIRAGQCQAGISALIAVGGRNRARLTPSDLGFAVGPRLNAAGRLSDMSLGIECLLSDDADRCAAIAEQLDALNRERRELEDVMRETAFDSIEAELKRALGQALPAAFCVFDEDWHQGVIGIVAARVKDRFHRPTIAFAPADADTLKGSARSIPGVHIRDALDAVAARHPDLLSKFGGHAMAAGLSLSRDALPAFRAAFTAQVNELLDAETRERRIDTDGELAAGEFTLALAKELASVAPWGQGFPEPRFEGVFRVEDRRVVGGKHARLVLSPRGARGTVAAIAFGAAGEPWFAKAEHIHAVYKLDVNDYGGIETVQLVVDYASAV
- a CDS encoding UPF0149 family protein, which translates into the protein MHPAPQPLTSIELDTLDEFLAMPALEETSMDVGVLDGYLTALLLSPRLVKPSMWLARIWDMENARRKPRYADDAQSSQILSLITRHYHHLADEITKPTPALLPVFLRGAQWGVSEWCAGFLLGTSFDRDTWAALMEEQPEWFVPLQVLGMGDDEDIEEEFPDLDAALDAVMVAVQAIDMHFRAEREAGPDPRAVDFAAPTPLVNADAKTPRNALCACGSGKKFKKCCGQDERSAN
- a CDS encoding threonine synthase is translated as MRVSARYSGLIERYRDRLPVTPSTRVISLCEGNTPLIKLENISNKRGRGCEIYVKFEGLNPTGSFKDRGMTMAVTQAVSEGAQAIICASTGNTSASAAAYAARAGIRCFVLIPEGKIALGKLAQAMIQGSVVIQIKGNFDDGMRIVKEMADVAPVTIVNSINPYRLQGQKTAAFEIVDALGRAPDYHCIPVGNAGNISAYWTGFSEYAGVKPATAACAWCDDQCKFERPAVTDSRPVMLGYQAAGSAPFIAGHPIELPETVATAIRIGNPQSWDLAWAAARESGGEFKSMTDEEILKIQRELAEQEGIFCEPASAIALGGALRDIESGRIREGSVVTCTLTGHGLKDPDTAIKQSAGGVIEIPAESDAVKRAILDHL
- a CDS encoding homoserine dehydrogenase is translated as MARRRVQLPPVKIGVLGLGTVGCGTLNVLARNRDEIARRAGRNIEVVAASARDLDKQRPIDTQGIRLTTDPFSVVDDPSIEIVVELIGGTDPARELVMRALDNGKDVVTANKALIALHGNEVFARAQAQGLTVAFEAAVAGGIPVIKTLREALAGNTVEWLAGIINGTCNYMLTAMSERSADFAEVLAEAQALGYAEADPSFDIDGVDAAHKLTILASIAFGIPLQFDKIHIEGIRNVTLDDVRYAEALGYRIKHLGFAKRAAEGIELRVHPTLVPRRVMLAHVNGVMNGILIRGDAVGPMLLSGAGAGADPTASSVVADIVDVVRALTVDPNNRVPHLAFRADSLSAAPILPMADIESAYYLRLAAIDQPGVLADITRILADLRISIEAIRQPEAADGDATVPIIILTHRVGEAAMNAAVERIARLPGIGANITRIRMEEFA
- the alaC gene encoding alanine transaminase, translating into MSANTAVSTGFSRIDRLPPYVFNVVGDLKMAARRRGEDIIDFSMGNPDQPTPKHIVDKMVEAAQRGDTHRYSVSRGIPRLRLAICNWYKTRYDVDIDPDKEAIVTIGSKEGLAHLAMATVDRGDAVLVPNPAYPIHPYGFVIAGADIRHVPIGPGVDFFHELDSAIKNSWPKPKMLLLNFPSNPTAQCVDLEFFEHVVAVAREHNIYVVHDLAYADLVFDGYKAPSIMQVPGAKDVCVEFFTLSKSYNMPGWRIGFMVGNPDLVYALARLKSYLDYGMFTPIQVAAIAALEGPQDCVSEIRDMYQQRRDVLCEGLQSAGWDVEKPRGTMFVWAQIPEPWRAMGSLEFSKLLLAEAKVAVSPGIGFGEYGDDHVRFALIENAHRSRQAIRGIKDMLRNGVGVGG